From a single Micromonospora carbonacea genomic region:
- a CDS encoding M50 family metallopeptidase encodes MAYLLGVVLFALAILVSVSLHEAGHMLTAKAFGMKVTRYFVGFGPTIWSFKRGETEYGLKGIPLGGFCKIVGMTPQDDDVEPGDEHRAMWRYPVWKRTIVMSAGSVTHFALALVATWIIAVSAGLPNPDFPTTDAEARQEPAVIALAKCVVPENTVRECAASDPASPAATGNLRDGDRITSLNGTPIGNYGELLTALRATKPGDTAQIGYVRDGQPGTTSTVLAQTQRPPLDDPKGAVGPVAALGIGLQFSTPTRVQYGPVAALGGTARFTGDMAVGTYEAMKRIPQKVPALWTAISGGERDVDTPISVVGASRLGGEAVENNAWLVFFMLFVSLNFFIGVFNLLPLLPLDGGHIAIAWFERARSWVFARFGRPDPGRVDYLKLMPITYVVILIGGVFTLLTVTADVVNPITLFSR; translated from the coding sequence ATGGCGTACCTGCTCGGGGTGGTCCTGTTCGCCCTGGCCATCCTCGTCTCGGTCAGCCTGCACGAGGCGGGGCACATGCTCACCGCCAAGGCGTTCGGGATGAAGGTCACCCGCTACTTCGTCGGCTTCGGCCCCACCATCTGGAGCTTCAAGCGGGGCGAGACCGAGTACGGCCTCAAGGGCATCCCGCTCGGCGGCTTCTGCAAGATCGTCGGCATGACGCCGCAGGACGACGACGTCGAGCCGGGCGACGAGCACCGCGCGATGTGGCGCTACCCGGTCTGGAAGCGGACGATCGTGATGTCCGCCGGGTCGGTCACCCACTTCGCGCTGGCCCTCGTCGCGACCTGGATCATCGCCGTCTCCGCCGGCCTGCCCAACCCGGACTTCCCGACCACCGACGCCGAGGCCCGCCAGGAGCCGGCGGTGATCGCCCTGGCCAAGTGCGTGGTGCCGGAGAACACCGTGCGCGAGTGCGCCGCGAGCGACCCGGCCAGCCCGGCCGCGACGGGCAACCTGCGCGACGGCGACCGGATCACCTCGCTCAACGGCACCCCGATCGGCAACTACGGCGAGCTGCTGACCGCGCTGCGGGCCACCAAGCCGGGCGACACCGCCCAGATCGGGTACGTCCGCGACGGCCAGCCCGGCACCACGAGCACCGTGCTCGCGCAGACCCAGCGCCCGCCCCTGGACGACCCGAAGGGCGCGGTCGGCCCGGTCGCCGCGCTCGGCATCGGCCTCCAGTTCAGCACCCCCACCCGGGTCCAGTACGGCCCGGTCGCCGCCCTCGGCGGGACCGCCCGGTTCACCGGCGACATGGCCGTCGGCACGTACGAGGCGATGAAGCGCATCCCGCAGAAGGTGCCCGCCCTCTGGACGGCGATCAGCGGCGGCGAGCGGGACGTGGACACCCCGATCAGCGTGGTCGGCGCGAGCCGGCTCGGCGGCGAGGCCGTGGAGAACAACGCCTGGCTGGTGTTCTTCATGCTGTTCGTGTCGCTGAACTTCTTCATCGGCGTGTTCAACCTGCTGCCGCTGCTGCCGCTCGACGGCGGGCACATCGCCATCGCCTGGTTCGAGCGGGCCCGGTCCTGGGTCTTCGCCCGGTTCGGCCGCCCGGACCCGGGCCGCGTCGACTATCTCAAGCTCATGCCCATCACGTACGTGGTGATCCTGATCGGTGGCGTGTTCACGCTGCTGACCGTCACCGCGGACGTCGTCAACCCGATCACGCTCTTCTCAAGGTGA
- the dxr gene encoding 1-deoxy-D-xylulose-5-phosphate reductoisomerase produces MTTPRDLVLLGSTGSIGTQAVDIVRRNPDRFRVVALGAGGGNVELLAAQALELRVEAVGVAKASAAQDLQLAFYAEASRRGWSSGDFKLPKIVAGPDAMTELAQWPCDVVLNGVVGSLGLAPTLAALRAGRTLALANKESLVAGGPLVKAAVTRPGQIVPVDSEHSALAQCLRGGARGEVRRLVVTASGGPFRGRQRDELTQVTPEQALAHPTWNMGPVVTINSATMVNKALEVIEAHELFDVPYADITVMVHPQSVIHSMVEFADGSTLAQASPPDMRLPIALGIGWPDRVPDAAAAVDWTTAHTWEFAPLDDEAFPAVALAKAAGEAGRCRPAIYNAANEECVAAFVAGRLPFLGIVDTLRRVLDDAPDFAEPGTVEDVLAAESWARAHAQEIIVASPSAASASSVSASSSSASASVEGA; encoded by the coding sequence GTGACAACTCCCCGCGATCTTGTGCTGCTCGGCTCGACCGGCTCGATCGGCACCCAGGCCGTCGACATCGTCCGGCGCAACCCCGACCGGTTCCGGGTGGTGGCGCTCGGCGCCGGGGGCGGCAACGTCGAGCTGCTCGCCGCGCAGGCCCTCGAACTGCGCGTCGAGGCGGTCGGGGTGGCGAAGGCGTCTGCCGCGCAGGACCTCCAGCTCGCCTTCTACGCCGAGGCGAGCCGGCGCGGCTGGTCCAGCGGCGACTTCAAGCTGCCCAAGATCGTGGCGGGGCCGGACGCGATGACCGAGCTGGCCCAGTGGCCCTGCGACGTCGTGCTCAACGGGGTGGTCGGCTCGCTGGGACTCGCGCCGACCCTGGCCGCGCTGCGCGCCGGGCGTACCCTCGCGCTGGCGAACAAGGAGTCGCTCGTGGCCGGCGGCCCGCTGGTGAAGGCCGCGGTGACGCGGCCGGGGCAGATCGTGCCCGTCGACTCGGAGCACTCGGCGCTGGCCCAGTGCCTGCGCGGCGGCGCCCGGGGCGAGGTGCGCCGGCTGGTGGTCACCGCCAGCGGCGGGCCGTTCCGGGGGCGGCAGCGCGACGAGTTGACGCAGGTCACGCCCGAGCAGGCGCTCGCGCACCCGACCTGGAACATGGGGCCGGTCGTCACGATCAACTCCGCGACGATGGTCAACAAGGCGCTGGAGGTGATCGAGGCGCACGAGCTGTTCGACGTGCCCTACGCCGACATCACCGTCATGGTGCACCCGCAGTCGGTGATCCACTCGATGGTCGAGTTCGCCGACGGGTCGACGCTGGCCCAGGCCAGCCCGCCCGACATGCGGCTGCCCATCGCGCTGGGCATCGGCTGGCCCGACCGGGTGCCGGACGCCGCCGCCGCCGTCGACTGGACCACCGCGCACACCTGGGAGTTCGCCCCGCTCGACGACGAGGCGTTCCCGGCGGTGGCGCTGGCCAAGGCGGCGGGGGAGGCGGGGCGCTGCCGCCCGGCGATCTACAACGCGGCCAACGAGGAGTGCGTCGCGGCGTTCGTCGCCGGCCGGCTGCCGTTCCTCGGCATCGTCGACACCCTCCGGCGGGTGCTGGACGATGCTCCCGATTTCGCCGAACCAGGTACCGTCGAGGACGTGCTCGCCGCCGAGTCGTGGGCGCGCGCGCACGCGCAGGAGATCATCGTGGCGTCACCGTCGGCGGCGTCAGCGTCGTCGGTCTCGGCGTCGTCGTCATCGGCATCGGCATCGGTGGAAGGAGCTTGA
- a CDS encoding Uma2 family endonuclease — MAQAAFAPEPASQRPEPSFDVLRWHDEPWTARLALDLLPETNGPKVEVLSGSVIVTPHAGFDHQNVELDLAYLLKQAARRVGLWLYHEVNIVSGDDLFIPDIAVLRASGGGRTTMKISDAVLLGEIVSPGNRRKDVIDRPREYAAAGVPFFLRVDLRNRVPTLALYELVDGEYRPLAAAAAGSTFTMVRPFEFSVDPADLLDDEAT, encoded by the coding sequence ATGGCCCAGGCAGCGTTTGCGCCCGAGCCGGCGTCGCAGCGGCCCGAGCCGTCGTTCGACGTGCTCCGGTGGCACGACGAGCCGTGGACGGCGCGGCTCGCCCTCGATCTCTTGCCGGAGACCAACGGCCCCAAGGTCGAGGTTCTGAGCGGAAGCGTGATCGTGACACCACATGCTGGCTTCGACCACCAGAACGTCGAGCTCGACCTGGCCTATTTGCTCAAGCAGGCGGCCCGACGGGTGGGGCTCTGGCTCTACCACGAGGTCAACATCGTCTCGGGCGACGACCTGTTCATCCCCGACATCGCCGTGTTGCGTGCGTCGGGCGGCGGCCGGACGACGATGAAGATCAGCGACGCCGTGCTGCTCGGGGAGATCGTCTCACCGGGCAACCGGCGCAAGGACGTGATCGACCGGCCCCGGGAGTACGCCGCCGCCGGCGTGCCCTTCTTCCTCCGCGTCGACCTGCGTAACCGGGTGCCGACCCTGGCGCTTTACGAGCTGGTCGACGGCGAGTACCGCCCGCTGGCCGCCGCCGCGGCGGGCAGCACGTTCACGATGGTCCGCCCGTTCGAGTTCTCCGTCGACCCGGCCGACCTGCTCGACGACGAGGCGACCTGA
- a CDS encoding GNAT family N-acetyltransferase, translated as MTVLTTERLVVRDWTAEPGDLARIYEIYSRIEVVRWLGAAPGLPLTDPSGAVDRLAAWRERHAAHGDRYGTWAIETRADGRVVGTVLLKPLPGRDERVPTTDIEVGWHLHPDSWGHGYATEAARALVARELATGTPRVWAVVSPGNTASAAVARRLGMAYAGRRTDWYGGEELDAFVLRAGA; from the coding sequence ATGACCGTGCTCACCACGGAACGCCTCGTCGTCCGCGACTGGACCGCCGAGCCGGGCGACCTGGCCCGGATCTACGAGATCTACTCCCGCATCGAGGTGGTGCGCTGGCTGGGCGCGGCCCCGGGCCTGCCGCTGACCGACCCGTCCGGCGCGGTCGACCGGCTCGCCGCGTGGCGGGAGCGGCACGCCGCCCACGGCGACCGGTACGGCACCTGGGCGATCGAGACGCGCGCCGACGGGCGGGTCGTCGGCACGGTGCTGCTCAAGCCGCTGCCGGGCCGCGACGAGCGCGTGCCGACCACCGACATCGAGGTCGGCTGGCACCTGCACCCCGACTCGTGGGGCCACGGGTACGCCACCGAGGCGGCCCGCGCGCTGGTGGCCCGGGAACTGGCGACGGGCACCCCGCGGGTGTGGGCGGTGGTGTCGCCGGGCAACACGGCGTCGGCGGCGGTGGCCCGGCGGCTCGGCATGGCCTACGCGGGTCGGCGCACCGACTGGTACGGCGGCGAGGAGCTGGACGCCTTCGTCCTGCGCGCCGGAGCCTGA
- a CDS encoding YhjD/YihY/BrkB family envelope integrity protein: MADGWQRAKRIVSAAFRPVRGRDLSLHAAAITFYGSIAVVPVALLAIWTTGLVAGADRVRRLTSYAIETLPTDIGAHRAVAALLEAGLGLTPALALASLLPASLYGEGLRRAFVSVAAPREPGGALVGWRGRLLLLPLLAPAPALLLSILLALPVTTHLVRQGGWRGALGVVLSFLGVWLVLTPVLMWVFRVVGPASPDFLSTLALGSFTAANLSGFLHGFVLFASLPLDLGVPFGGFDAIGGGVAVLLWLYLFHVIVLAGYSATLALSDWRARRAATR, from the coding sequence GTGGCAGACGGATGGCAGCGCGCGAAGCGGATCGTCAGCGCCGCGTTCCGGCCGGTACGCGGGCGGGACCTGTCGCTGCACGCCGCCGCCATCACGTTCTACGGTTCGATCGCCGTGGTGCCCGTGGCGCTGCTGGCCATCTGGACGACGGGGCTGGTCGCCGGGGCGGACCGGGTGCGGCGGCTCACCTCGTACGCCATCGAGACGCTGCCCACCGACATCGGCGCGCACCGGGCGGTGGCCGCGCTGCTGGAGGCCGGGCTCGGCCTGACCCCGGCGCTGGCCCTGGCCTCGCTGCTGCCGGCGTCGCTCTACGGCGAGGGGCTGCGCCGAGCGTTCGTGTCGGTGGCCGCCCCGCGCGAGCCGGGCGGGGCGCTGGTCGGCTGGCGGGGCCGGCTGCTGCTGCTCCCGCTGCTCGCGCCCGCCCCCGCGCTGCTGCTGTCGATCCTGCTGGCCCTGCCGGTGACGACCCACCTGGTGCGCCAGGGCGGCTGGCGGGGCGCGCTCGGCGTGGTGCTGTCGTTCCTCGGCGTCTGGCTGGTGCTCACCCCGGTGCTGATGTGGGTGTTCCGGGTGGTGGGGCCGGCGTCGCCGGACTTCCTGTCGACGCTGGCGCTCGGGTCGTTCACGGCGGCGAACCTGTCCGGCTTCCTGCACGGGTTCGTGCTGTTCGCCTCGCTGCCGCTCGACCTCGGGGTGCCGTTCGGCGGTTTCGACGCGATCGGCGGCGGGGTCGCGGTGCTGCTGTGGCTCTATCTCTTCCACGTGATCGTGCTGGCGGGGTATTCGGCGACGCTCGCCCTGTCGGACTGGCGGGCCCGCCGCGCCGCCACACGATGA
- a CDS encoding DUF397 domain-containing protein — MWRTSTRSGGEGNCVEVAAFAEAVGVRDSKDRQGPALSFAPAAWAGFVGATRSGLLDRP; from the coding sequence GTGTGGCGCACCTCCACCCGCTCCGGCGGGGAGGGCAACTGCGTCGAGGTGGCGGCATTCGCCGAGGCGGTCGGCGTGCGCGACAGCAAGGACCGGCAGGGCCCGGCGCTGAGCTTCGCCCCGGCGGCCTGGGCCGGCTTCGTCGGGGCCACCCGTTCGGGCTTGCTCGACCGCCCCTAG